One window from the genome of Levilactobacillus zymae encodes:
- a CDS encoding IS5 family transposase (programmed frameshift) has product MKNYPSNITRQQFELIRPALENFRKRTKPRKYDLYEVFCAVLYVLKTGCQWRQVPGDFPEWRSVYNYYKIWSTKAEPTADSLLEQVFKKIVIARRTYQGRSALTSFIIVDAQSVKNTATAENKGYDAGKKISGIKRHLAVDINGFPQAIHMTRANVSDRDGASAMIALHAMHLRQVQNVLVDGGYSGVNFQLDVASNLNATVQVAKRNELHRFEVMPQRWVVERSFSWLENCRRLWKNCERQLTTSLQMVVLAFLALLLKRF; this is encoded by the exons ATGAAAAATTATCCCAGCAATATTACTCGGCAACAATTTGAATTAATTCGACCAGCTTTAGAAAATTTTCGTAAGCGAACTAAGCCTCGAAAATATGACCTCTACGAGGTCTTCTGTGCGGTCCTATATGTCTTGAAAACCGGTTGCCAATGGCGTCAAGTCCCCGGTGATTTCCCAGAATGGCGGTCAGTTTACAACTATTACAAAATTTGGTCAACTAAAGCTGAGCCTACGGCTGATTCTTTATTGGAACAAGTTT TTAAAAAAATTGTCATTGCTCGGCGAACTTACCAAGGACGTTCAGCTTTAACTTCCTTTATTATCGTTGACGCTCAGAGCGTCAAAAACACCGCTACTGCTGAAAACAAAGGTTACGACGCTGGTAAGAAAATCTCGGGGATTAAGCGCCATCTGGCAGTTGATATCAATGGCTTTCCGCAGGCCATTCACATGACGCGAGCGAACGTCTCTGATCGAGACGGGGCCAGTGCAATGATCGCTTTACATGCCATGCATTTACGCCAGGTTCAAAATGTCTTAGTTGATGGTGGTTATTCAGGCGTTAATTTTCAGCTCGATGTAGCCAGTAATTTAAACGCAACCGTGCAGGTTGCGAAGCGCAATGAGTTGCATCGATTCGAAGTCATGCCCCAACGTTGGGTAGTCGAACGATCTTTTAGTTGGCTAGAGAATTGTCGGCGACTTTGGAAAAATTGTGAGCGTCAATTAACCACCAGTCTGCAAATGGTCGTTTTAGCGTTTTTAGCACTATTACTTAAGAGATTTTAG